Genomic DNA from Azospirillum sp. B510:
GATTTCCTGAATTCGCTGGCGGAGCTGGACGTCTCGTCCGACGTGCTGCTGCATATCTTCCTGCCGATCCTGCTGTTCGAAACGGCGCTGGCGGTCGATGTGCGGCGGCTGTTCGACGATCTCGGGCCGATCCTGCTGATGGCGGTGGTGGCGGTTTTCGTCTGCACCTTCGCCGTCGGCTATGCGGTCAATTTGTTCACGCCGATGCCGCTGGTCGCCTGCCTGCTTCTCGGCTCCATCGTCGCCTCCACCGACCCGGCGGCGGTGATCGGCATCTTCCGCGACCTCGGCGCTCCGCGGCGGCTGAGCACGCTGGTCGAAGGCGAAAGCCTGCTGAACGACGCCGCGGCCATCGCCCTGTTCACCCTGCTGCTGGACATGCTGACCCGCACCTCCAACGGCGGGGCGGGGGCGGCGGCGCTGGATTTCCTGCGCGATTTCTCCGGCGGCGTCGTCACCGGCTACATCTGCGGCCGCATCGTCTGCATGCTGGTGGAGCCGATGCGCAACCAGCCGATGGCGGAAATCACGCTGACGGTCGCCCTGGCCTACCTCTCCTATGTGGTTGCCGAACATTATGTCGGCGCGTCGGGCGTGGTGGCGGTGGTGACCTCGGCGCTGGTCATCGGCTCGGTCGGCAAGACCCGCATCTCCCCCGCCACCTGGGGGGCGCTGGAGCATGTCTGGCAGCAGCTGGGCTTCTGGGCCAACTCCATGATCTTCCTGTTGACCGCCATCCTGGTGCCGCGCCTGCTGGCCAATGCCGGCTGGGCCGAGGTCGGTCTGGTGCTGGTGGTGGTGACCGCGGCATTCGCTGCGCGGGCGGTGGTGCTGTTCGGGCTGCTGCCGGTGCTGTCCTGGGCCGGGCTGGCGCAGAAGGTCAGCGGTTCCTACAAGGCGGTGATGCTGTGGGGTGGCCTGCGCGGGGCGGTATCGCTGACGCTGGCCCTGGCGGTGACCGAGAATTTCCGGGTGAAGGACGGCGTCCAGAGCTTCGTCGCGGTGCTTGTCACCGGCTTCGTCTTCGTCACGCTGTTCGTCAACGGCACCACGCTGCGCTGGCTGATCCGCGTGCTGAAGCTGGACGAGCTGACGCCGGTGGAACGCGCCATGCGCAACCGGGCGCTGGCGCTGTCCACCGACAGCATCCGCGATCGCGTCACCGCCGTCGCCAGGACCTATGAGGTCGACGGCGCGGTCAAGGAGGTGATGGTCGCGCGCTACGAGGAGCGGCTGAAGCAGATCGACCGCGACAGCCAGGAGGAGGCCAAGCTGAGCGGCGAGGACCGCGTGACCATCGGCCTCGTCATCCTGGTGAACCGCGAGGAGGAGCTCTATTTCGCCCATTTCTCCGAAGGGGTGGTGTCGCGCGGGGTGATGGAACTGCTCTCCGGCCGCAGCGGGCGCCTGCTCGAAACGGTCAAGAGCCATGGCCGCAACGGCTATCGCGAGTTCGAGGAGCCCTTCATCGCCTTTTCCCCCTGGATGCGGGTGGCGAGCTGGCTGCAACGCCGCTTCGGCATCCACCGGCCGCTGGCCAAGCGGCTGTCGATGCGGTTCGAGGTACTGGTGGCCGTGCGCACCGTGCTGCGCGAGCTGCTGGCCTTCACCCGCGACCGGCTGGCCCGCGTGCTGGGCCAGGAGGTGGCGTTCGAACTGGAGGGCATGCTGGTCGGCCGGCTCGCCATCGTCGATCAGGCGCTGTCGGCGCTGAAACTGCAATATCCCGATTACGCGGTGGTGCTGCAAAGCCGCTATGTCGGCCGCGCCGCCCTGCGGTTGGAGCAGGCCGACTACCGGACCCTGTATGCCGAATCGATCATCAGCCAGGAGGTGCTGACCGACCTGGAGCGCGACCTGGAAAAGCGCCGCCGCGCGCTGGAACGGTTGCCGAAGCTGGATGTCCGCTTCGACGTGGCGGAGCTGGTGCGCCGGGTGCCGCTGTTCGCCGACCTGCCGGCGGAACGGGTGGGCACCATCGCCACGCTGCTGCGCGCCCAGCTGGCGCTGCCGGGCGAGACCATCGTGCGCCGGGGAGAGCGCGGCGAGGCCATGTTCTTCATCGCGTCGGGCGCGGTGGAGGTGCTGGTGCCCAACCTGACGGAGCCGGTGAAGCTCGGCACCGGCGACTTCTTCGGCGAGATGGCGCTGCTGACCCGCCAGCGGCGCAATGCGGATGTGCGGGCGCTCGGCTATTGCCAATTGCTGGTGTTGGATGAGAAGGATTTCCGCCGGCTGGTGCAGAAGGACGCGAACCTGCGTTCCCACATCCAGGCGGTCGCCGAGGCACGCCGCCAGCCGACCCCACCGTCGCCGGCCGTTCCGGCGGTGAGCTGACCGGGAAGGGATGTCCAATGG
This window encodes:
- a CDS encoding cation:proton antiporter, with the translated sequence MHDIVIQILGVAGLLALVSFLPPLAARFQMPYTVLLAGVGVALGAVIQTFAGPGQDPIHDFLNSLAELDVSSDVLLHIFLPILLFETALAVDVRRLFDDLGPILLMAVVAVFVCTFAVGYAVNLFTPMPLVACLLLGSIVASTDPAAVIGIFRDLGAPRRLSTLVEGESLLNDAAAIALFTLLLDMLTRTSNGGAGAAALDFLRDFSGGVVTGYICGRIVCMLVEPMRNQPMAEITLTVALAYLSYVVAEHYVGASGVVAVVTSALVIGSVGKTRISPATWGALEHVWQQLGFWANSMIFLLTAILVPRLLANAGWAEVGLVLVVVTAAFAARAVVLFGLLPVLSWAGLAQKVSGSYKAVMLWGGLRGAVSLTLALAVTENFRVKDGVQSFVAVLVTGFVFVTLFVNGTTLRWLIRVLKLDELTPVERAMRNRALALSTDSIRDRVTAVARTYEVDGAVKEVMVARYEERLKQIDRDSQEEAKLSGEDRVTIGLVILVNREEELYFAHFSEGVVSRGVMELLSGRSGRLLETVKSHGRNGYREFEEPFIAFSPWMRVASWLQRRFGIHRPLAKRLSMRFEVLVAVRTVLRELLAFTRDRLARVLGQEVAFELEGMLVGRLAIVDQALSALKLQYPDYAVVLQSRYVGRAALRLEQADYRTLYAESIISQEVLTDLERDLEKRRRALERLPKLDVRFDVAELVRRVPLFADLPAERVGTIATLLRAQLALPGETIVRRGERGEAMFFIASGAVEVLVPNLTEPVKLGTGDFFGEMALLTRQRRNADVRALGYCQLLVLDEKDFRRLVQKDANLRSHIQAVAEARRQPTPPSPAVPAVS